The Streptomyces sp. Alt3 genome has a segment encoding these proteins:
- the aceB gene encoding malate synthase A, with protein sequence MSAPAPSPLAIVDAEPLPRQDEVLTDAALAFVAELHRRFTPRRDELLARRGERRAEIARTSTLDFLPETEAVRVDDTWKVAPAPAALDDRRVEITGPTDRKMTVNALNSGAKVWLADFEDASAPTWENVVTGQLNLIDAYTRNIDFTDPRSGKSYALRPAEELATVVTRPRGWHLDERHLQLDGSPVPGALVDFGLYFFHNAQRLIDLGKGPYFYLPKTESYLEARLWNDIFVFAQDYVGIPQGTVRATVLIETITAAYEMEEILYELRDHASGLNAGRWDYLFSIVKNFRDGGSKFVLPDRNLVTMTAPFMRAYTELLVRTCHKRGAHAIGGMAAFIPSRRDAEVNKVAFEKVKADKDREAGDGFDGSWVAHPDLVPIALASFDAVLGDKPNQKDRLREDVTVAAGDLIAIDTLDAKPSYDGLRNAVAVGIRYIEAWLRGMGAVAIFNLMEDAATAEISRSQIWQWINADVVFENGEHATADLARKVAAEELTSIRAEIGDEAFESGKWQQAHDLLLQVSLDQDYADFLTLPAYEQLR encoded by the coding sequence ATGTCCGCACCAGCGCCGTCCCCGCTGGCCATCGTCGATGCCGAGCCCCTGCCGAGGCAGGACGAGGTCCTGACCGATGCGGCCCTCGCGTTCGTGGCCGAGCTGCACCGGCGGTTCACACCCCGGCGCGACGAGCTGCTCGCCCGCCGTGGTGAGCGCCGCGCCGAGATCGCCCGTACCTCCACGCTGGACTTCCTGCCGGAGACGGAAGCGGTCCGCGTGGACGACACCTGGAAGGTCGCCCCGGCCCCGGCCGCGCTGGACGACCGCCGGGTGGAGATCACCGGTCCGACCGACCGCAAGATGACCGTCAACGCCCTGAACTCGGGCGCCAAGGTCTGGCTCGCCGACTTCGAGGACGCGTCCGCCCCCACGTGGGAGAACGTCGTCACCGGCCAGCTCAACCTGATCGACGCGTACACCCGGAACATCGACTTCACCGACCCGAGGTCGGGCAAGTCGTACGCCCTCAGGCCCGCCGAGGAGCTCGCGACCGTCGTCACGCGCCCGCGCGGCTGGCACCTGGACGAGCGCCACCTCCAGCTCGACGGCAGCCCGGTCCCCGGCGCGCTGGTCGACTTCGGCCTCTACTTCTTCCACAACGCCCAGCGGCTGATCGACCTCGGCAAGGGCCCGTACTTCTACCTCCCGAAGACGGAGTCGTACCTGGAGGCCCGCCTCTGGAACGACATCTTCGTCTTCGCCCAGGACTACGTCGGCATCCCGCAGGGCACGGTCCGCGCGACCGTCCTGATCGAGACGATCACCGCCGCGTACGAGATGGAGGAGATCCTCTACGAGCTCCGCGACCACGCCTCCGGACTGAACGCGGGCCGCTGGGACTACCTCTTCTCCATCGTGAAGAACTTCCGTGACGGCGGCTCGAAGTTCGTCCTGCCGGACCGCAACCTGGTCACGATGACCGCCCCGTTCATGCGGGCGTACACCGAACTCCTGGTCCGCACCTGCCACAAGCGCGGCGCGCACGCCATCGGCGGCATGGCGGCCTTCATCCCCTCGCGGCGCGACGCCGAGGTCAACAAGGTCGCCTTCGAGAAGGTCAAGGCCGACAAGGACCGCGAGGCCGGCGACGGCTTCGACGGCTCCTGGGTGGCCCACCCGGACCTGGTGCCGATCGCGCTGGCCTCGTTCGACGCGGTCCTCGGGGACAAGCCGAACCAGAAGGACCGCCTGCGCGAGGACGTCACGGTGGCGGCGGGTGACCTGATCGCCATCGACACCCTGGACGCCAAGCCCTCGTACGACGGTCTGCGCAACGCCGTCGCGGTCGGCATCCGCTACATCGAGGCGTGGCTGCGGGGCATGGGCGCGGTCGCCATCTTCAACCTGATGGAGGACGCGGCCACCGCCGAGATCTCGCGCTCGCAGATCTGGCAGTGGATCAACGCGGACGTGGTCTTCGAGAACGGCGAACACGCCACCGCGGACCTCGCCCGCAAGGTCGCGGCCGAGGAACTGACCTCGATCCGCGCGGAGATCGGCGACGAGGC
- a CDS encoding nucleotidyltransferase family protein: MVHTQRIPVVAGVLLAAGGGRRLGGRPKALLEHRGRPLVEHAVRALRNGGCGPVHVVLGAAAEEVRDLADLSACMVTVNPSWEEGMGSSLRAGLASLSGSDADAALVLLVDQPGIGAEAVARVRSAYRSRADLAAAAYDGERGHPVLFGADHWEEVSAGAVGDQGARAYLRAHRDAITLVECSDVARAHDIDTAADLRHLE, translated from the coding sequence ATGGTTCACACACAACGGATCCCCGTGGTCGCCGGCGTGCTGCTCGCCGCGGGTGGCGGCCGTCGCCTCGGCGGGCGGCCGAAGGCCCTGCTGGAACACCGTGGCCGCCCCCTCGTCGAGCACGCGGTGCGCGCGCTGCGCAACGGCGGGTGCGGCCCCGTCCATGTCGTCCTGGGCGCGGCTGCCGAGGAGGTGCGCGATCTGGCGGACCTCTCCGCGTGCATGGTGACGGTGAATCCGTCGTGGGAGGAGGGCATGGGCTCCTCGCTCCGGGCGGGACTGGCCTCCCTCTCCGGTTCGGACGCGGACGCCGCACTCGTCCTCCTGGTCGACCAGCCGGGCATCGGTGCGGAGGCGGTGGCCCGGGTCCGCTCTGCGTATCGCTCCCGGGCGGATCTGGCCGCCGCCGCGTACGACGGGGAGCGCGGGCACCCCGTGCTGTTCGGGGCCGACCACTGGGAGGAGGTCTCGGCGGGCGCGGTCGGGGACCAGGGGGCACGGGCCTACCTGAGGGCGCATCGCGACGCGATCACGCTCGTCGAGTGCTCCGACGTGGCGCGGGCACACGACATCGACACGGCGGCGGACCTGAGACACCTGGAGTGA